The bacterium DNA segment GCACCAACTGACGAAGGTACTCGCGCGCAAGCTGACCAAAGAGAACATCACGGTCAACGGCGTGGCTCCCGGGGCTTTCGAAAGCAAGATGATGGCAGCCACACTGGATGCCTTCCGGGATTCGATCATTGCCTCCACCCCGCGCGGACGCATCGGCGAGCCCGAGGACATGGCCGGTGTCGCTCTCTTCCTGGCGTCACGAGCCGGAGCCTATGTTACGGGCGCGATCATCCCGGTCGACGGCGGCGCAGTCACCTGTCTGTAGATTCGCCTTCCCCGGGACGGACCGAAATCACGGATTCCCCGGCGGTTCGAAGTGAGCTCGAGTTTCGCGACGAGGTCTGGGGCAACCTGAAGCGAAACTACCTGGCACATCTCGCGCACGGCCTTCTGGGCCAGACTGGCTTTCGTCTGATCCAGGCTCCCACTTTCATCCCGGCCTATGTACTCCTGCTGTCCGGCTCAGATTTCGCAGTCGGCCTGGCACGAGGAGCCCAGGCGCTTGGGCAGTGCCTGTCTCCGATTCTCAGCGCCTCCCTGATCGGGCACCGGCGGCGCGTCTTGCCATTGGGTTTTCTGGTCGGCGGGGTCATGCGCCTGCAGGTGTTGGGAGTCGCACTGGCGGGCTTCTTCCTGACGGGCGGTTGGGACCTGATCGCAATCTGCATCTTCCTCGGTTTGTTCGGCTTCTTTATGGGGATGCAGGGCGTGATCTTCAATTTCTTGATGGGGAAGGTCATTCCGATCGAGCGGCGCGGCGTACTCTCGGGATTACGAGGCGCACTGGCCGGCCTGACGGCCGCCGCTGTCGGCGCCTACGGCGGGTTTCTGGTTGAAAACAACGCACTCGGAAATGGCTATGCAGCGACTTTCCTGGTCGCGTTCGCCCTGACGAGCTGCGGCCTGGCGATGCTCGTATTCATTCGCGAGCCGGAATCTCCCACCGTCCTGGACCGCTCCGGAGTGGGAAGCCGGATTGCGGAGATTCCCGCATTACTGCGTGGCGACCGGAATTTCACCTACTACTTCATCGCGCGCGCGCTGGCGAGCACGGGGCGCATGGCGGTTCCCTTCTACATTCTCTTCGCGCGCAGTGAGTTTTCCGGAACTGAACTCGGGGCGTTTTCGGCGGCGTTCATCCTTAGCCAATCGGGAGCAAGCCTGGGCTGGGGTTTGATCGCCGATCGAACGGGTTTTCGCTTCGTGTTCATCGCGGCGATGATCTTCTGGGTCTCTTCGACCCTTCTATTGCTCGCCGATCAGAGTTTTGGCGCGGTTATGCTCGTCTTCAGCCTGCTGGGAATCGGCCTGGGCGGCTGGATGATGGCTTCCCAGAACCTGGTGCTGGAATTCGGCGAGCGAGAGCATCTTCCGTTGCGCATCGCGGTCGCCAACTCGACGTCCGAGGCCTTGGGTGCGATAGGCGTGGTCACCGGCGGAGCACTCGCCGCAGCGTACTCCTACCAACACGTGTTCTGGGTTGCTATTGGTTTCAAATTGCTCGCCCTAGCGTTCATTTCTACGCTTGTGCGGGAACCTCGACGTTCTGGGAATTGACTGGAGCAAGAGCCCCGTATTCGGCGAAAGAGCAGTTTCGGTTGGGTTCTCTACCGTCGCTGCGATTCGGAAAATTCCTCTTGCGCAACTCGGACGGGAGGAGTTTCGAACTCGAACGCGAAAAACCGCGCAACTCCGCCGCATTTACGGACTTCTCTTGCGCACTTCCACAGGCTCTTTTCAAGATGCGCACGATGATCGGCTTTACCGCAAGCAGAGACGCATGAGATGATTGAGGTCCTGATGAATCAACGCTCACAGATACCGCCCGGGTCGCGCGCCGAAGCAAAACGCCGCACGCGCCGAATTCTGCTCGAAGCGGGCTTGGCAGAGTGCAGCGAGCATGGCCTGGAAGCTCCTAGCCTCGATGCAATCTGTTCACGAGCGGGCTTCACGCGGGGTGCGTTCTACGTCCACTTCAAAGACCGTGACGACTTTCTGGTCGCGTTGTTCGACTGGGTACTAGCGGGAGTACTCGACGCGTTGGTCGGACCGGAAGATGAACAGAGCGTTGACGCCGTGTTCTCGCGTTTCGCCGATGCGGTATCGACAGGCCTCTGGCCGATGCAGGAAGGACGCCGAGTACCCACCGAACGGATCGCAGAGGCACTCGAGCGCTCGGTCGCAATTCGGGAACGTTGCGTGGATCTCTTGCAGCGCGCGGTGCTCC contains these protein-coding regions:
- a CDS encoding MFS transporter, with the protein product MPLGFLVGGVMRLQVLGVALAGFFLTGGWDLIAICIFLGLFGFFMGMQGVIFNFLMGKVIPIERRGVLSGLRGALAGLTAAAVGAYGGFLVENNALGNGYAATFLVAFALTSCGLAMLVFIREPESPTVLDRSGVGSRIAEIPALLRGDRNFTYYFIARALASTGRMAVPFYILFARSEFSGTELGAFSAAFILSQSGASLGWGLIADRTGFRFVFIAAMIFWVSSTLLLLADQSFGAVMLVFSLLGIGLGGWMMASQNLVLEFGEREHLPLRIAVANSTSEALGAIGVVTGGALAAAYSYQHVFWVAIGFKLLALAFISTLVREPRRSGN
- a CDS encoding TetR/AcrR family transcriptional regulator; the protein is MIEVLMNQRSQIPPGSRAEAKRRTRRILLEAGLAECSEHGLEAPSLDAICSRAGFTRGAFYVHFKDRDDFLVALFDWVLAGVLDALVGPEDEQSVDAVFSRFADAVSTGLWPMQEGRRVPTERIAEALERSVAIRERCVDLLQRAVLRLTKVAMRGQESADLRRDISASQIAQILITLATGALSLRQARVPMDVRRLRSEMMTLIERRPRLDA